The genome window CCGAAGCCGCGTTATACCTTGGAGTGCCGGTCAGCTATCTTATCTGCGCCAGGTCCCCGAAGTGCCCGGGTTCCCTCGTTCCGCCCCCCAAATTCGTCAGGTTGCGGGCGGAGAAAAAAGGAGCGAAATGGATCCGTTATCCGCGAGTTGAACTTGACCGATGGCTTGAAGCACTACCGCTGCAGGAAAAAACGGAGATGACTAAAACGGATATTTCGGCAGGGGGAGAATTATCAAACGATAAGTTCAGAGGCTGTCTATTTACCCTGACTCTTATAAAGGGGATAGCAGACGCGAACATCAATTCCTCACTCCTTAAGAGTCTGACAGCGGAAAGTACAGAAAAGAAACAGGACAAGTAAAGACAACGACAGAAGTAGAAGGAGAGGGTTTAACAGCCCTCCCTCCACCCTCTCCTCAGTATCATTCTTCAAAATATGATATGAATCATTCCCGTAACTTAAATTTAAACTGCCACGCTGGTATCATCGTCTTCGTCAATAACACTCTCTTCCTCCCATGACCAATCTTCTTCATCGATATAATTTTCGGGAGACGGATCAACGGCAGCCGGTATTTCCATGGGGGAACCGGATTGTTCTATTGGGAATAAAAGTTTTTCGAATTCCACCCCGTCATCCGAGGACGACCCTTCTTCATCGATACAATTTTCGGGAGAAGGATCAACTGGAGCCGGCATTTCCATGGAAGAAACGGATCGTTCTATTGGGAATAAAAGTTTTTCGAATTCATTTTCATTGCCCGAAAGGCCAACTTTAAGGGCAATATCCCTGATCACTTTTCTTGATTCTTCACAATCCGGGATACACCCGAAGACAGGCGCTTGACGTTTGTAATTTTTTAAATCTTTTAGTCCAAGCAACGCAGCAACTGCTTTATAGGATCTTCCGCCGAAATATCTCTTTTTATCCATTCTGGCGATCACCCTTAAAACCATCATCTCGGTCACCCTGAATAATCCATTCTTTTTGGGCACCTTCACATTATTTTTTGCACAAGAGATCAACAAATGAAGGTCTTTCGGTTTAACCATTTCGCCCAAATCCTTCTTCCTGTGTTTAATAACGGTGCGCGTTTTCAAAACATCGGACACTGTCGCCGGAGGCAAAGAAGAAAGACCGTCTTGAGAATATACACGTTTTCCGTCGGGTGACAGGGAAGCCTTTTGAGTAGTTATCAGGGATATGAGATCAAAAACCTTGCCATCAAGGATCTCGCGCATGCTCGGCAGTCTCTTTTTCTGAATCGGCACTAACTTATCGCTCGCGGCGATCTCTCTTATTTTATTATAGTCATCCACCTGCATGCCGGAAGCTGCTTTACATTGCTGGACCCCTTCCCAGGTCAGCCAGTTTACCCTTGTTTTGTAAGACCCGACCTCATCTCCAACATGCTTTATCTCAAGCCAGTTCCCACATCCCATTTTATGCCGGGCTTTTATCATCAGATGAATTGGATATTCACTTTCGAGATGCTCTAACAGCGCTGGATCAAGGAGCTCTTCAATTGAGGGAGGGACGACAATTCCGTTGTCGTCTGTTTTGATTTCAAAACCTTCCGGAAGGGGCACCTCAGCGATGAAGCCGTCTGTCGTCGCGCAGACAACCGAGCAGCCGTCAGCGTTGCCGATAACGTCTATTGCGGAGGAAAGTGCGGCGCGGACCAAACCTGTGCAGCTTGAGGCATAGTATACGCATGATATCGGGGAAGGGCCCAAAGTACGAGATTCATTCCGTGTGATGTCAAATACCTTCCGTTCCTTGATCCCCTGTGCCATCTTGCCGTACAACGTGTTGCTGACTTCTTTCCACATGCGCTCTTCAAGCGTTCCCTTAACCGATTTTTTCCTCTCTTCAGTCAGTTTCTTGAACACGCCGGCTAAAGTAAAAGCGTCTCTCTTACTCTTAAATCCGGTGTATGCATTGATCGTCACAGAAACTTTCCCGGTCGATAAGGCGTACAGCAACTCGGGCATTGTACAGTAAGTACAACCCTCGAGCGGATAAATCAGGCCTGCATCGGTATAACAAGGGATAGACGGGAATAAAGTATCCGGATCCCACTTGAAGTCAAGGCTGAAATAATAGTGAGGGACGTCAGAAATGTCGCATAAGTCCATATTAAGATACTTTAATAATTCGTCCACGGACTGCACTTGTATTTCATCATACCTTACAGACACGGAATTGAAGTCGATATCCCCGCATGCGGCAAGTGCTGTCGGATATGCCCCAGAAAAGTCCAAGTCCAGGAAGACCTTGCCGGGAGAGGCCTTACGCTCGCCGCAGATAAACGATATGTTCAAACCCCCATAATAAGAGTCGCTGCACAAGGTTTTATTCCATGAATATTTATCGGTATATTTATAACTTTTGCGATTGTGACCCTTGGAATCTGTATAATTTGTAATTTCTTTGCCCATCAGGCGCAGCAACGGTTCATTATCGATGATCTTTAATATGGGCGTTTTAGGGATATTGTTCATATCCCTGATTATCGAATCAAAACACTTTACTGAGAGGTCGCCAAGCGTAACAGGAAGGCACGGCGTGCCTGTCATCAAATATACCTTATGGAGAAATAGAGCCTCGTATTCAAGTGTCGCGCGAATATCGCTCAAGGCATAATGAATGAAAAGATCTCTGTTGTCCCTCAACAATCCCTCCATATCCTTGATCCAATCACCAATTGATACCTTCTTAATAAGTGTCATCTCGGAAAGCTTTTCAAGACCGCGGAATCCTGCCGGGGCGTGTAAATATGTGTCACAGCTGCGGAACAGAACTTTGACATAATGGCTGCCTTTCAGGGGAACGGATTTTATTAC of Synergistaceae bacterium DZ-S4 contains these proteins:
- a CDS encoding helix-turn-helix domain-containing protein: MNMNTCCCNANQALLTTSEAALYLGVPVSYLICARSPKCPGSLVPPPKFVRLRAEKKGAKWIRYPRVELDRWLEALPLQEKTEMTKTDISAGGELSNDKFRGCLFTLTLIKGIADANINSSLLKSLTAESTEKKQDK